One window from the genome of Grus americana isolate bGruAme1 chromosome 14, bGruAme1.mat, whole genome shotgun sequence encodes:
- the RPS14 gene encoding 40S ribosomal protein S14, which translates to MAPRKGKEKKEEQVISLGPQVAEGENVFGVCHIFASFNDTFVHVTDLSGKETICRVTGGMKVKADRDESSPYAAMLAAQDVAQRCKELGITALHIKLRATGGNRTKTPGPGAQSALRALARSGMKIGRIEDVTPIPSDSTRRKGGRRGRRL; encoded by the exons atggCACCTCGTAAGGgcaaggagaagaaggaagaacaggTCATCAGCTTGGGACCTCAGGttgctgaaggagaaaatgtGTTTGGCGTCTGCCACATCTTTGCTTCCTTCAATGACACTTTTGTCCACGTGACTGATCTCTCTGGCAA GGAAACCATCTGCCGTGTGACTGGTGGCATGAAAGTGAAGGCCGACCGAGACGAGTCTTCTCCCTACGCAGCTATGCTGGCAGCCCAGGATGTTGCCCAGAGGTGCAAGGAACTGGGCATCACTGCCCTGCACATCAAGCTGCGTGCTACTGGCGGCAATAG GACCAAGACTCCTGGACCTGGTGCCCAGTCAGCCCTGAGAGCTCTGGCCCGGTCTGGAATGAAGATCGGCCGCATTG AGGATGTCACCCCCATCCCATCTGACAGCACTCGCAGAAAGGGTGGTCGCCGTGGACGTCGTCTGTAA